From the Exiguobacterium marinum DSM 16307 genome, the window TTCGAGGATGAGCAAGAGTGGGACTACGTGAAGGCGGCAATCGAAGGAAGCTCGTATTATGAATTGCCGAAAGTGCTTCAATGGGTGACAGGAAATATTGGTTTCCATCACGTCCACCATTTGAGTCCACGAGTGCCGAACTATCATTTAGAGAAGGCACATACGTCGACACCACCATTACAGCGAGCAACGACAATCGGGCTATTTTCAAGCCTGAAGTCGTTACGTTACAAGTTATATGATGAAAACAATAAAACATTCGTCACGTTCCGGGATGTGCGCCATCTCTTGCGCCGAACGAACGTGGCATGAAAAAAGATTGTCCCCGTAAAAAAGGGACAATCTTTTTAGCGTTTCCAGACCCATTCGTCACTCTCATACTTCTTCACGAGCAAATCGATCTCAGCTCGCTGTTCTGTCGTAAAGACGAGTGGTTCGAACGTCAAGGAGAACGCGTCTTTGAAGCCGGTCTCAAATGCGGCTGCTACTTCGTCAAAGGAGACGAAGCGCTGTAACGTGTCATTCAAGGCGACGGCTTTTTCGCTGAAGCGGTTTTTGGCTTCAAGTTTTTCGTGCTCCTCCATCGTGAAGCAGTCGAACAACACCTCATCGTCGACAGAAAGCGGGATCGATCCATGTTGAAGCACGGCCCCTTGATGACGTACCTGTGCGCTACCCGCAATCTTCTTCCCGTCGACGGCAAGCTCGTAATACGAGGCGGCATCGAAGCAAACGGCTGATTTTGGTTTGCGGAGCGCCTCACGGTCCTCTTCCGTCAACGGCACCGAAAATTCGGCCGGTACACCGAGCTCATGATAACCGCGGCGGACACCCTCCGTGAGTAATCGATAGCTCTCGATGATATTCGTCGGAAGAGCCGGTGTCGACTCGGGCAAGATGACGCTATATGTTAGTTCATCCGCGTGTAACACGGCCCGTCCACCCGTCAGGCGACGGACGACCGGAATATTGTTCTTCGTGAGCGCCTCGCGGTCCAAGTCGCGTGTCGCCCGCTGGAAACGTCCGACGCTGATCGCATGAGGTGCCCATGAATAAAAACGGAGCGTCGGTTTGAGTTCTCCCTTCGCGACCCAATTGGCGATGGCTTCGTCAATCGCCATGTTCTCAGCCGGTGAAGTGGATTCAGTTCTAAGTAAGTGCCACGTCGTACCAGTCATAATCTCTCTTCTTTCTGTTAATCGATTGGCAACATCGTGTGGCGACGTGCCTTGTGTACTTGTTCGTCCGCATGGTAAGAAGAACGGACGAGCGGACCTGCCTCACAATGTGAGAATCCTTTTGCTAGTGCGATTTCTTTCAACTCGGCGAACTCGTCTGGATGATAGTAACGTTCGACCTCGAGATGTTTCTTCGTCGGCTGTAAATATTGACCGAGCGTCAAAATATCAACGTTGTGCGCGCGAAGGTCGTCCATCGCTTCAATCAACTCTTCTTTCGTTTCTCCGAGTCCGACCATGATTGATGATTTCGTAGGGATCTCGGGATTCAGTTCTTTCGAACGCCTCAAGAACTCGAGGGTCCGGTCATACGTTGCTTTGGCACGGACTCTCGGTGTGAGGCGACGAACGGTCTCTAAGTTATGGTTCATGATGTCAGGACCCGCATCAATCAACGTCTGCAAGGCAGAGAAGTCACCCATCATGTCTGACGGGAGCACCTCAATCGATGTTTCCGGGTTCATGGCGCGGACGGCACGAACCGTTTCCGCGAAGACGGTAGCCCCGTAATCGTTCAAGTCGTCACGCGCGACGGCCGTGATGACGACATGTTTCAAGTTCATGAGTCGTACGGATTCGGCGACACGCTTCGGTTCTTCCCAATCAAGCTCGTTCGGTTTACCTGTCGTGACGGCGCAAAAGCGGCAGGCGCGTGTACAAATACTTCCTAAAATCATGAAAGTCGCGGTCCGACGTACCGCCCAACATTCATGGATGTTCGGACATTTCGCCTCCTCACATACCGTATGTAGATTTTTCTCACGCATCATGTTTTTTAAGCCGGTATATGTTTCATTCGTGTTCAATTTAATCTTTAACCATTCCGGCTTGCGTTTCAGTTCCCCTCTTGCCACAAAAAACTCCCCCTTTTTTTAAGTTAACCTGTAACGAATTGAGTTTACCAAAAAAAGAATCAAAAACGAACCAGAGAAATTATTGGTTTTACCAATACAGTTTTCTGTGTATCAAAACAGAAACATTGTTTCAAAATGGTTACGCTTTCACTAGGGCGATTGTTTCTGAAAAGTGGAGTTGCTATACTGTTGTTGACCACCTGAATAAGAACCAAATGTAACTGATGCGATCAGGCATGGGGTGAACGAGCGTTGATGAGGCAACGCTTCTTCCTCCATGCCTTTTCGTTTGGGGGTCAGCCAAATTTGACTAAGGGGAGTGGGAACATGAACAAGGCATTAAATTGGACGGCAACACTCGGATTGACGACAGCGTTGCTCGTCTCATCGGTTCCGGCAGCGGACGCGGTCGTGGCGGAAGGGACACCGACCATGTCGATTGATCAGCGTGTCAGCACGAAATTGGAATCGATGACACTCGTTCAAAAAATCGGACAGATGATCATGCCGGACTTCCGACTATGGAACGGGGCGAACCATACGGCACTTGCACCGGAAGTTGCGCGAATCATCGATCGATTTGACCTTGGGGGCGTCATTTTATTCGCGGAAAACGTGAAAGAGACGGAACAGACGACGAAACTCGTTCATGACCTGCAAGAAGTCGTGAAACAAGATGCCAGCAATGATATTCCGTTATTCGTCACAATCGACCAAGAAGGTGGGATTGTGACACGCCTTGGGACGGGAACGAATTTACCGGGGAATATGGCGCTTGGAGCGACTCGAAACAGTCAATATGCCTATGATGCAGGGGAAATCATCGGTTCTGAATTACACGCACTCGGGGTAAACGTGAACTTCGGACCAGTGTTAGACGTCAACAATAACCCAGGGAATCCAGTCATCGGGGTCCGTTCCTTCTCGAGCGATCCTGACCTGGTCGGCGAACTTGGATCAGCGATGACGAAAGGCATTCAAGACCAAGGCGTAGCGGCAACGGCGAAGCATTTCCCAGGTCATGGAGATACAGCCGTCGACTCCCATTACGGATTACCGATTGTCGACAAAACGCTCGACGAGTTGCGCGGACTGGAACTGCTACCGTTCAAACGTGCCATCACGGAAGGCATCGATATGATTATGACAGCACATATCGGGATGCCGCAGATTGAAGACGAGGTCGTCGAGTCAGATCGCGGCACGTTCCCGCTTCCGGCGACGCTCTCGGACGATGTCATTACGGGAGTGCTCCGTGAGGAACTCGAATATGAAGGAATCGTTGTGACCGATGCGCTCAACATGCAGGCTATCGCAGACAACTTCACGGAAGCGGAAGCGGTCATCAAGACGTTCGAAGCGGGGGTCGACATCGCGCTCATGCCGACGATTTTACGTTCGGAGGCGGACGTGATCAAACTCGAGGCGATCTTTGAGGAAGTCATCGCGGCAGTGAACGATGGACGTTTGTCGGAGGCGACCATCGATGAATCGGTCGAACGGATTTTAAAACTGAAGGCAGAACGGGGCATCTGGGGAGAAACGATGAACTCGACTACGCTCGAGGCGAAGCTTGCGGAAGCAAATACTGTCGTAGGAAGCGCAGAACATAAAGTGAAAGAGCGTGAAATCGCGGAAGCGGCTGTGACTCTTGTGAAGAATGAGAATAAGACGCTCTCGTTCAAACCGAAAAAAGGGGACACGGTGCTCGTCTTGTCACCAACGAAAGACCAGACGGATAGCATGGTGAAAACGATTAAGTCACTAGAAAAGAATGCGGGGAATATGAAAGACGTGAACGTCATCACGGCCAACTATTCAGCATCGACGCCACATCTAGATCGAAATCCGGCACTGTGGCAACAAGTTGAGGCAGCTGACTATATCATCGTCGGTTCAAACGTGAACAACAGTGCCAAACTGAAGCCGACGTCAGCCGATCATTATGTACCGGCCGAAGTGTTCCGTTACGCCAACGAGACAGGGAAGAAGTCGGTCTTACTCAGTTTGCGTAATCCATATGATATTGCCGTTCAGCTAGAAGCACCGGCGCAGCTATTGATCTATGGATTCAAAGGCGACCCGAACGGACCAGACTCGGAAGCGGGTAACTTGAAGTCGGCAGGACCGAACTTACCGGCAGGCATCCGTGCCATCTTCGGTGAAGTGAAGCCGCAAGGGAAGTTGCCGGTAGATGTACCAAAATTTGTGGACGGTGTATTCCAAGACGAGAACTATGCGCAGTTTGGGGACGGATTTAAGAGCTGGAATCGCTAAACGAAAATGAGCTCGCCCGAAAATCGGGAGAGCTCATTTTTTCATGCTTCGAAATAGGCGATGACGAGTAGACCTGGACCGGTGTGGGCACCGATGGCAGACCCGACCAGTGTCTTCGTGATGTGCTTCGGTTCGAGATGTTCGCGGACCATCTTCTCGAACTGTTCCGCTTTTTCAAGGTCGTCACCGTGACCGATGAAAAAGTCCCCGTTCTCGACGAGCGGCTTCGATTCAACGGTCCATTCGACCATGCGCCGCATGACTTTCTTATGACCGCGTACCTTTTCAATCGGGACGAGCTTGCCGTCCTCGACCGTCAATAACGGTAAAATCGTCAACAAGTCTCCGATGAAAGCACTCGCTTTCGACACACGTCCGCCTCGCATCAAATATTCGAGCGATTCGACCGTGAACAAGTGGCGAATCTTTCCGACGAGCGAAGCAGCATACGCAACTGTTTCTTCGTACGTGTGCTCTTGACTGTACTCTGCGACTGTCTTGACGAATAACGCCTGTCCGACTGAAGCGGTTCGAGTATCGAGGATCTTGAATGTGCTGTCTGGATACTCCTCCTTCAGCATCTCACCGACCATGACGGCGGTTTGATAGGTACCAGAAAGTTCACCTGAGAAGGCGAGATATAAGAACGGCAGTCCCGCCTCGAGATGCTGACGGAAGCAATGTTCAATACGTGACGCCTCGATTTGGAACGTCTTCGGCGTCTTGCCTTGACGCATCGCATCGTACACGTCTTTCGGTTGAATTGTTTCCCCGTCTAAAAACTCTTCGTTGTCGATGATGACACCGAGCGGTAAAATCTCAAGACCGTATTCGATGATTTGATCGTGTGTCAAATCGGCTCCGGTGTCTGTGATCAGTTTAAACATTGGATGAATCACTCCTCTGTTAATTGTTGTTCAATCTCGCGTAGCGGTTCATTCCGTTTCCACATCCGTTCGAGCTGGCTCACGAGTGTCGTTTGTTCTTCAGCTGTCAGTGACGCGTTTTGGAGCGTGCTGACAGTGGAAAGGACGCGGTAGGCCCGTGTAAGAACATCTTGAACCGTGAGGGGAATGCCGAGCAAATCTTCTAGCGAAGCCATCGTTTCCGGTACAATGGTAGGGTACGTGAACTTGGTGGCTTCCTCTTGGATCGCCAAATCATAAAAGTCTCGAATGATTTCGGCACGTTTGCTCCCGCTCTGTCTGACGCTCAAGTAAATTTGAACGGCGACACCGCCACGGACGCGTCGTTGCGAAATACCGGCGAATTTTTTCCCGTCAATCGACAAGTCGAAACTTCCCGGACAGTACGAGCCGACGACCTCACCTGGGACGATGTCGCTCGTGACATCTTGGAACATCTGTTGGATAAGGGAGGTCATGGCCTCATAGCCGCTGTCGATTTGAATCCCGTCATTCTCGGGTAAGATTAAAGATAAGTTCAGGACATCATCGTCTAACACGACGGCAAGTCCGCCCGAGTTACGGACGACCGGTCGAAAGCCACGCTCGTGCAAATACCGAACCCCATCTTTTAAATGAGGCAACCTTGCGTCTTGGATTCCGAGTACAATCGTATTCGTGTGCACCCATACGCGCAAGACAGCGCCTGATTGTTGGGTTGAAGCACATAACGTATCGTCAGTTGCGAAAGATTGTTCCGCTTGAAACATCGTGCCAAGGCTCGATTGGTCGATCACACGATAACTCGGTTGTTTTAATAATGGATGGATCATATACTTAATTCCTTTTCACAAATAATTTTCCTTCTCATTATAGCACGGAGGGAACGATTCGTTTGAAGTCGAATCTAGAACATAACGAAACGTAGGAGGGCATGTCATGTACTCGTCACGAGGACAACTATCTGGATCAAAAGTGTTTAAAGACCCGGTACACCGTTATATTTACGTCTACGATCATCTTATTTGGGAGCTGATCAACACGAAAGAGTTTCAGCGCTTGCGTCGCATCAAGCAACTCGGGACGTCCTTTTTGACGTTCCACGGCGCAGAGCACACACGATTTCATCACTCGCTCGGTGTATACGAAATCGCACGCCAGTTAATCGATCAGTTCCAACAGTACCCAGAATGGAACGACCGAGACCGTGAGTTGTTGTTAGCAGCGGCACTCTTACATGACGTCGGGCATGGGCCGTTCTCGCACGCATTCGAACACGTCTTTTCCGTTCGCCATGAAGTATGGACCGAACGAATCATTTTAGGGGATACCGAAGTTAACAAAGTGTTATCCGAGATGGGTGTCGGGTTTGCGGAAGAAGTGGCCTCGATCATCAACAAGACGCACCCGAATCGTCTAATTGTCAACATACTCAGTTCGCAACTCGATGTCGACCGGATGGACTACTTGCTAAGAGATGCGCACTTTGCAGGTGTCAGCTACGGGAAATTTGATTTAGAGCGCATGTTGCGCGTCTTGCGTCCAGATGAAGATCAAGTCGTCGTCAAGCAGTCGGGGATGCACACGATTGAAGATTACATCATGCGTCGCTATCAGATGTATTGGCAAGTGTACCTTCATCCGGCGACACGTTCGAGCGACCTTCTCTTGAAAGCGATTCTTGAGCGAGCACAGGAACTGTATGAGAGTGGCTATGCCTTCAACCTGACCCCGAAGCACTTCTTGCCAATTTTTGAACAAAAAGTGATGGCGCTCGAACAATATTTGAAGTTGGATGAAACGGTCGTCTACTTCTATTTCCAAGAGTGGATGGATGAGGAAGACTCGATTTTGGCCGATCTGTCCAGTCGGTTCGTGAATCGTCGTTTATTGAAATATAAAAACTTCCCGGAAGCGAACCGTGACCGTCATATGGAACGTCTCCGTCAGACGATGGAAACAATCGGGTTACCGTCGAAATATTATTTGCTTGAAGATCAGTTAAGTCAATTGCCATATGACTTGTATAAAGGCCAAGGAAAGTATGAAGGGATTTATCTTCAGATGAATGACGGTGAGCGGAAAGAGATTTCGGAAGTGTCGATGCTTGTCCAGTCGATTTTGAACTCGAGACAGTCGGATGAAAAGATTTATTATCCGGAAGATGTGTTGTTGAACTTGAAGGATTATGCCAACGAGAAATCGTGGATTTTGTCGACATTAAAAGACGAATAAGCACGCAAAGGAGCGTGACACGATGGAGATTGCGACACTGATTGGCGGAATCGGGATATTTTTACTCGGCATGACACTACTCACAGATACGCTCAAAAAATGGGCGGGTACACGACTACGTCATCACTTAAATCAATTCACCGATGGCTCTTTGTCAGGTGCGACACTTGGTGCCATGTTAACAGCCTTATTCCAATCTTCTTCGGTCACTACGTTGATGACGATTGGATTTGTGAGTGCAGGGCTCCTCACGTTCACACAATCGTTACCGCTCGTCATTGGAGCCAATGTAGGGAGTGCGACGACAGGGTGGATTATTGCCGTCCTTGGCTACAATTTAGACGTGCGCCAGTTGTTTCTACCGCTCATTGGAATCGGGATGGTGTTTCGTCTCTCCCGTCCGCGCCTTCGCCGTATTGGATTGTTTCTCGTCAGCATCGGGTTGATTTTTGTTGGAATTGGAACACTTCAAGAAGCAATGCGGGATGTCGTCACGTTCTCGTTTGGCTCGGTCGGTGAAATGACTATTCTGCATCAGGCAGTTCTGATTGGAATCGGGTTCATGATGACCGCCATCCTTCAGTCGTCGACGATTGGACTCGTGTTAACGATGACGGCCCTTGCGACAGTGGCGATTTCACTCCCACAGGCTGCTTATTTGGTGCTCGGTCAGAGTGCTGGAACGAGCCTTGTCGTGGCACTCGGTTCGATTGGTGGATGGAAATCGGCGCGGCGCATCGTGTTGGCTCATGCCATCTACCATGTGTCGATTGTCCTCATGGGGTGGTTGACATTTCCCGTTCTCTTCGAGATCGTCAATCGAGTGGCCGATTGGTTCAACTGGAACGATTTGTTGCGCCTCGCTTTATTCCATACGACATTCCATCTACTTGGTGTGATCTTGTTCCTGCCTTTTTATCAAACGTTCGCACGTCGATTACTGAAGTGGATTCCAAGTCGCTCCGAAAAATTGACACGTCTGCTCGATAAAAACATGTCACAACTTCCGACAGTCGCTTTGGAAGCGGCACGACGTTCCTTACTTGAAATCGAGCGTTATTTAGGGAACGAGACCGAGTTGCTCGTCCGTGAAGGGCGACTACGTGAAGATGAATTGATCCTCGTCGACAAGACGTTGAGCGACGTTCGTTTCTTTTTGAGCACGATACGTCTTGAGGATGATGGAAAGCGAAATGATTATG encodes:
- a CDS encoding HD domain-containing protein, which codes for MYSSRGQLSGSKVFKDPVHRYIYVYDHLIWELINTKEFQRLRRIKQLGTSFLTFHGAEHTRFHHSLGVYEIARQLIDQFQQYPEWNDRDRELLLAAALLHDVGHGPFSHAFEHVFSVRHEVWTERIILGDTEVNKVLSEMGVGFAEEVASIINKTHPNRLIVNILSSQLDVDRMDYLLRDAHFAGVSYGKFDLERMLRVLRPDEDQVVVKQSGMHTIEDYIMRRYQMYWQVYLHPATRSSDLLLKAILERAQELYESGYAFNLTPKHFLPIFEQKVMALEQYLKLDETVVYFYFQEWMDEEDSILADLSSRFVNRRLLKYKNFPEANRDRHMERLRQTMETIGLPSKYYLLEDQLSQLPYDLYKGQGKYEGIYLQMNDGERKEISEVSMLVQSILNSRQSDEKIYYPEDVLLNLKDYANEKSWILSTLKDE
- a CDS encoding glycoside hydrolase family 3 protein, with product MNKALNWTATLGLTTALLVSSVPAADAVVAEGTPTMSIDQRVSTKLESMTLVQKIGQMIMPDFRLWNGANHTALAPEVARIIDRFDLGGVILFAENVKETEQTTKLVHDLQEVVKQDASNDIPLFVTIDQEGGIVTRLGTGTNLPGNMALGATRNSQYAYDAGEIIGSELHALGVNVNFGPVLDVNNNPGNPVIGVRSFSSDPDLVGELGSAMTKGIQDQGVAATAKHFPGHGDTAVDSHYGLPIVDKTLDELRGLELLPFKRAITEGIDMIMTAHIGMPQIEDEVVESDRGTFPLPATLSDDVITGVLREELEYEGIVVTDALNMQAIADNFTEAEAVIKTFEAGVDIALMPTILRSEADVIKLEAIFEEVIAAVNDGRLSEATIDESVERILKLKAERGIWGETMNSTTLEAKLAEANTVVGSAEHKVKEREIAEAAVTLVKNENKTLSFKPKKGDTVLVLSPTKDQTDSMVKTIKSLEKNAGNMKDVNVITANYSASTPHLDRNPALWQQVEAADYIIVGSNVNNSAKLKPTSADHYVPAEVFRYANETGKKSVLLSLRNPYDIAVQLEAPAQLLIYGFKGDPNGPDSEAGNLKSAGPNLPAGIRAIFGEVKPQGKLPVDVPKFVDGVFQDENYAQFGDGFKSWNR
- the lipA gene encoding lipoyl synthase, which gives rise to MARGELKRKPEWLKIKLNTNETYTGLKNMMREKNLHTVCEEAKCPNIHECWAVRRTATFMILGSICTRACRFCAVTTGKPNELDWEEPKRVAESVRLMNLKHVVITAVARDDLNDYGATVFAETVRAVRAMNPETSIEVLPSDMMGDFSALQTLIDAGPDIMNHNLETVRRLTPRVRAKATYDRTLEFLRRSKELNPEIPTKSSIMVGLGETKEELIEAMDDLRAHNVDILTLGQYLQPTKKHLEVERYYHPDEFAELKEIALAKGFSHCEAGPLVRSSYHADEQVHKARRHTMLPID
- a CDS encoding lipoate--protein ligase family protein, with the translated sequence MTGTTWHLLRTESTSPAENMAIDEAIANWVAKGELKPTLRFYSWAPHAISVGRFQRATRDLDREALTKNNIPVVRRLTGGRAVLHADELTYSVILPESTPALPTNIIESYRLLTEGVRRGYHELGVPAEFSVPLTEEDREALRKPKSAVCFDAASYYELAVDGKKIAGSAQVRHQGAVLQHGSIPLSVDDEVLFDCFTMEEHEKLEAKNRFSEKAVALNDTLQRFVSFDEVAAAFETGFKDAFSLTFEPLVFTTEQRAEIDLLVKKYESDEWVWKR
- a CDS encoding Na/Pi cotransporter family protein — protein: MEIATLIGGIGIFLLGMTLLTDTLKKWAGTRLRHHLNQFTDGSLSGATLGAMLTALFQSSSVTTLMTIGFVSAGLLTFTQSLPLVIGANVGSATTGWIIAVLGYNLDVRQLFLPLIGIGMVFRLSRPRLRRIGLFLVSIGLIFVGIGTLQEAMRDVVTFSFGSVGEMTILHQAVLIGIGFMMTAILQSSTIGLVLTMTALATVAISLPQAAYLVLGQSAGTSLVVALGSIGGWKSARRIVLAHAIYHVSIVLMGWLTFPVLFEIVNRVADWFNWNDLLRLALFHTTFHLLGVILFLPFYQTFARRLLKWIPSRSEKLTRLLDKNMSQLPTVALEAARRSLLEIERYLGNETELLVREGRLREDELILVDKTLSDVRFFLSTIRLEDDGKRNDYGQHLSLLHTIDHLERWLYVLREVEPVHVLRDTDFLAARELVLHELDLVNQLNHHTPPDDSKLWKQASKQLAEYRKAHRSELLEETAANQLEMDLTIQKVQVLLWLDRIGYHIWRATRHLIKPTIPSERFDVNRED
- a CDS encoding DegV family protein; its protein translation is MFKLITDTGADLTHDQIIEYGLEILPLGVIIDNEEFLDGETIQPKDVYDAMRQGKTPKTFQIEASRIEHCFRQHLEAGLPFLYLAFSGELSGTYQTAVMVGEMLKEEYPDSTFKILDTRTASVGQALFVKTVAEYSQEHTYEETVAYAASLVGKIRHLFTVESLEYLMRGGRVSKASAFIGDLLTILPLLTVEDGKLVPIEKVRGHKKVMRRMVEWTVESKPLVENGDFFIGHGDDLEKAEQFEKMVREHLEPKHITKTLVGSAIGAHTGPGLLVIAYFEA
- a CDS encoding lipoate--protein ligase family protein: MIHPLLKQPSYRVIDQSSLGTMFQAEQSFATDDTLCASTQQSGAVLRVWVHTNTIVLGIQDARLPHLKDGVRYLHERGFRPVVRNSGGLAVVLDDDVLNLSLILPENDGIQIDSGYEAMTSLIQQMFQDVTSDIVPGEVVGSYCPGSFDLSIDGKKFAGISQRRVRGGVAVQIYLSVRQSGSKRAEIIRDFYDLAIQEEATKFTYPTIVPETMASLEDLLGIPLTVQDVLTRAYRVLSTVSTLQNASLTAEEQTTLVSQLERMWKRNEPLREIEQQLTEE